A window from Myxococcota bacterium encodes these proteins:
- a CDS encoding FtsX-like permease family protein codes for MGTLFRIAWRNLLRGWRRSAIVISAIAVGLTACLVLVGWSHGWVRQIADTAVSTKLALLAVHAAGYQANPEVERTLADGGRQLSAVLETFPGARVSARVLGDALAQSPRQSARVALVGVDPAREARVSVVARSFASGGFPEPTPSGVARTLPGAAIGGELADTLRVKLGDKLVLHAPGENGLAAFRISGVFHSGSLAFDKSTVFLQLGDAQRLLGLGDQVHELAVALDDPRRLPELYAFAQAKLPAVRPGESVEVLTWKEREPRLAAILDLMTSTAWITYATLFAGMAFGIANALLMSVYERMREFGVLRSLGLPARDLVWMVLIESLLLTVGGAVLGVAIGAACVAWMGHHGVNLAAFAEGLTQMGAGATVYPNLERPDFASPVALAFLTAFVAAIWPAWQAARLRPAEALRHV; via the coding sequence ATGGGAACGCTGTTCCGGATCGCCTGGCGGAACCTGTTGCGCGGCTGGCGCCGCAGCGCGATCGTGATCTCGGCGATCGCGGTGGGGCTCACCGCCTGTCTCGTGCTCGTGGGCTGGAGTCACGGCTGGGTGCGGCAGATCGCCGACACCGCCGTATCGACCAAGCTGGCGCTCCTGGCCGTGCACGCGGCGGGCTACCAGGCGAACCCGGAGGTCGAGCGCACGCTGGCCGACGGCGGGCGCCAGCTCAGCGCGGTGCTCGAGACCTTCCCCGGCGCCCGGGTGTCGGCGCGCGTGCTGGGCGACGCGCTGGCGCAGAGCCCGCGCCAGAGCGCGCGCGTGGCGCTGGTGGGCGTGGACCCGGCGCGCGAGGCACGCGTATCGGTGGTCGCGCGCTCCTTCGCGTCGGGCGGCTTCCCCGAGCCGACACCGAGCGGTGTCGCGCGCACGCTGCCGGGCGCGGCCATCGGCGGCGAGCTCGCCGACACGCTGCGGGTGAAGCTCGGCGACAAGCTGGTGCTGCACGCGCCCGGCGAGAACGGCCTGGCGGCCTTCCGCATCTCGGGCGTCTTCCACAGCGGCTCGCTCGCCTTCGACAAGAGCACGGTGTTCCTGCAGCTCGGCGATGCCCAGCGCCTGCTCGGGCTGGGCGACCAGGTGCACGAGCTCGCGGTGGCGCTCGACGACCCCCGCCGGCTACCGGAGCTCTACGCCTTCGCGCAGGCGAAGCTGCCAGCCGTGCGCCCGGGCGAGTCAGTCGAGGTGCTGACCTGGAAGGAGCGCGAGCCGCGCCTGGCCGCGATCCTCGACCTGATGACCAGTACGGCGTGGATCACCTACGCCACGCTGTTCGCGGGCATGGCGTTCGGCATCGCCAACGCATTGCTCATGTCGGTGTACGAGCGCATGCGCGAGTTCGGCGTGCTGCGCTCGCTCGGGCTGCCGGCGCGCGACCTGGTGTGGATGGTGCTGATCGAGTCACTCTTGCTGACCGTGGGCGGCGCCGTGCTCGGCGTGGCGATCGGCGCCGCCTGCGTGGCCTGGATGGGTCACCACGGCGTGAACCTCGCGGCGTTCGCCGAGGGACTCACCCAGATGGGTGCGGGCGCCACCGTCTACCCGAACCTGGAGCGGCCGGATTTCGCTTCACCGGTGGCACTGGCCTTCCTGACCGCGTTCGTCGCGGCCATCTGGCCGGCCTGGCAGGCCGCGCGGCTGCGCCCGGCCGAAGCGCTGCGGCACGTGTAG